A segment of the Desulfurococcus mucosus DSM 2162 genome:
TGAGAACGCATAGAAACAGTGGGAAGCTGAGGATAATTATCGTTGGTCCTTCTGCTAAGGACATGTCAGGTTCCTTGCTTAGACCTATGAATTTCTACTATTCTTTAAAAGACCTGAAAACGTTATCAGTTCGTTATTTGCCTATTTCGCGTCTAGCCCAACTATTTATGCCAAAAACATTATCAAGCCTTCTTAAATCTGACATTGTTATCGTAAGCGGCACGAATCCGTGGATCTCTGCTTTCATGGTATTGGCTAGAAAGATTTTTAGAAGAACTACGGTAGTAGATGTACATGGGGTTGCATGGCTCGAGTCGATAAGCACTGGTCAACCAGGGATTATTGGGAGATTTATACTTTTTTTGAGCGAGTATTTAACGTATAAACATGCCCACTACATCATAGCAGCTTCAACCTATACTTCGGAAGCCATATACAGGTACTTTACTCCAAGAAAAGCTCGTGTTATTGAGAATGCGTTAACCCCTATTTTCGAAGACATTGTAGCGAAGCTAAAAGAGAAGACGGTCTTAGGCCTGCGCGAAAAGATCTCTATCCTCCTAGGGTTGCAGAACCATCTAGATAAGACCATAGTAGTTGCCCCGCTACCCGGAGTATTTTCATCAAATATTTTAGCGTATAGCGAATTGATGAATATTGCATGGCTCCTGCCTTCCAATGTGCTGATCATAGTGACTGGTCATAGGATAAAACGACCCAGTTTAAGGGCTAAAAATGAGGAGAACAGCCGATACAAGGTAATACAAGTAGGCTTTCTAACATACCCAGCATATGCGGCTCTCCTTCTCTCCTCTGAAGCTATCATACTCCCATATCCAAAGAATGCAATATGTGGAGGAGCCAGAAACAAGGTTTTAGAAGCAGGTTACATTGGAAAACCCATAGTTTCAACACCTGCTGGTATGCTGTTTATACCTGCTATTCCCAGAAAGCATTATATTCCCTTAGAAGAATTCTTACATATCTCAAAGAACTCATCGGCTTTTAGAGAATGGAACTCCATAGGTTTAGAGTTCCAAAAACTGATATTGTCGAGGTACACTTTCAAGGTTTTCAAGCGGTCATTGCTAAAGGAGTTAAGAGGAATCCTTACATCCGCATCTGAGTATTTCTGGTGAAAAATTGATGATAATCTTCTCCAGAGGAAGCTGTAATCTCATGCAAAGCTGTTGTAAACACTGCTCGAGTTTACTCTTGTTGTCTACATCTCTTGGGTAACTTGAAAATGAGGCAAAAAGTAGGCATAGTTGTCTTGACATATAACTCTCTCTCAAAAATCGGCGAAGACACATTCCGAAAAATTTTGTCGAGAATACTTGGCATAGACTATGAGAACTGTAAAATAATATTCGTTGATAATAACTCGAAAGACTCCACACCGGAATTCATATCACGGTTTATAAGTTCTATGAGATCGCAGGAGCATCTAAAATGCGATGCGGAGGTCTTGAAACTAGATAGAAACTATGGGTGGTCGGGCGGTAACAATAGAGCAGCAGTGCTTTTGAAAGATACCAAGTACCTGTTGTTTTTGAATGATGATGTCATCGTTGAGCCAGATATTGTGTCAAAACTAGTAGATATAATGGAGAAAAACCCGATATTGGTGCTGCTCAGCCAGTCATTATAAACCTCGATGGTTCATACAACTTGGGTTTCACTCTAAGCCTGGGATTGCTTCCATCCCCCATCACAGTAGAAACAATGCCAGCTCACAGGATCCAGGACAACTTATTGGAGGTCTCATATGCGATGGGTGCAGCACTACTCACGAGAACAAACCTGTTTTTCAGATTAGGTATGTTCGACGAAGAATACTTCTTCTGGTTTGATGATGTAGACTATGGTTTAAGGGTATGGTCAGCAGGATATAGGAATGTATGTGTGCTTGAGTGCTCAGTTTACCATATCGGTAGCGCTACATTTGGCAGGGCTAATCCTAAGCTACGCTACTATTTCTCGAGGAACCTTTTGCTCTTGCTGGTAAAACTACCGCTCTTATCCATACTAGCGATATTACCGGTAACAATTCTTGAGGTCATTTTCACACAAATATTGCATAGTTTAAAAAGCTCAGACACATTGGGGCTACTTTTTACACTGATAGGTCTAAAACACTTCACGAAGAGGCTCATAGGCCGGAAGCTTTATACACGTAAAATTATGCTCTCAATAAACATGCTGCATCATACTATTACACATCCGTATGTAACAGCACGAAATCTTCGCTTTTTATGATAGCAGAAGATAATACTTAATTTGGTGAGGTTTATCAAGGTAGCATTTGTAAATTGGAGGCCATCAGATGAATACTTTTCAGAGTTGAGTAAAGAGCTTTCAGAAAAAGGGATAAAAACAGACGCTATACCATTGATATCAGAGTTCCACCTTAGCAATCTAGATCCTCGGGCTCTCATAGAGTATGATGTAGTTTACTTTGTTAACTTATTCTATCCTAACGACGAGCTTTACTACCTCTTAAGACTTTCTCGTACCTTAGAGACTAAGCCCATTGTCTATGGTGTACATGCACCGGTGGTCATGCCTAGGTTTAGGGGATATAGGCCGCGTAATTACTTGTACAGTATGCTTTCCCTTCTTCGGCTAATCGTCGAAAGGACATTTATAAATAATCAAATCTGTTCTATTCATGTTCTGAATAGCTTTGATCTACAGGTGTTTAGAGCCTTAAGGTTTCGCCGGGTGGCATACATCCCGTGGGGTATTCCTAATACAATTCTAGAGAATTGTCAGCCGTCTCCTGATGAAAAGCAAAGTGACAGGTTTACCATTGTATTTGTCGGTGCTCGGTATGGTAAAGGTGCAGATATCGCGTATTCTGTTATAAGCTCTCTTCTTCCGCGTTTCCCAGATATACATGCTAAGATATTTCTTGGCCACGGCACACTCCCGGCCCTTGTGCAACATCTCCAAAATCTTGCTGACAAGTTCCCAAACAGAGTCGATATATTTCATTTGCTATCTAGGAGAGATTTTCTTAAAGAACTACTTCAAGCGCATCTCTTACTCTTTCCGAGCAAATATGAAACCTTCGGCTTGGTAGTACTCGAAGCTCTAGCCTGCGGTACACCTGTAGTCGCATTTGATATTCCCGGAGCTCCTAGAGATCTTCTGAAACCGGCTGTATCCAGAGGTGAGCTCTGCGGTCATATAGCTAAAAACTTTGATCTTAAAAGTCTAACTAGAGGTGTGTTGAAGTATTATTTGCTCTGGAAAAAAGACAGTTCTTACGTGGTTCCAAGCATCAGTTCTAGAAGACTCGCTGAGCGCTATCCTTTGACTAATATGGCAATGGATCTTGCTAAATTGTTTAATGAAGCGGCACTAAGTTGCAGGTCTGGGTGTTCTTGTTAAAACATGTAAAATGCTTTGGGATCCAGCACGTGGGGTTTAGCTTTATACCATTATATTGAATATCTTGACTCGAGATTTTCAATGCTAAACTGAAGTGATTCATATGAGGTGTGTTGTTGTCTGCTTCTTTGGGTGTGATGGTTCTGGGAAGTCTACGCTTGCGGGGTTGCTTTCCAGGTATTTGTCTGATTGCACTGGTAAGCAAAGCGTGGTTGTCTGGGTTCGGGGGACACATACTTTTTCCTCATTTTTAGCTAGGTTTATGGAGGGGTTTCAGCTGTTTAAAGGCAACTGTAATCCCTACTATAACATATGCGTTCCCGAGAAGATGAGCTATTTATGGGTATGGCTTGAATTCTTCTCGGCTCTCCCAGTGTTCTTTGCTCGCTTTGTTTTGCCAAGGATTACGGGGAGGGTTGTTGTGGCTGAGCGGTGTCCTGTTGACTTCCTTGTGTGGCTTGCTGTTACGTTGAGGAGGAATGTTTTCAAGAGCTTTATTGGGAGGGCCACGCTCTCGATCGCTTTTAGCCTCTGCGAGTGCATGGTCTATGTTAGGGCTGATGAAGGAGTCCTCTTATCTAGGAGGAGTGCCCTGTGGGATAGAAGGGTTATACCTGTTGAGCTAAGGATCTATGATTCCCTTGCAAGGTTCCTGGGTGTTAGAGTAGTTGACACCTCGGGTAAGAGTGTTGAAGAGAGCTTGAGGGAGGTGGTGGAGATTGCGGGGAATGAATGCGTATAGGGAGTGCTTCAAGCTAATCTACAATAGCATTGGAGGCGGCAAAGGGATCCATGTAAACAGGGATCTCTACGGCTACTGCCTCGAGCTCGCCTCCTTGAACAAGGTGAAGCTGCAGTTCCTCCGCTCCATTGATTCACGGGATGAGGAGAGGAGGCGTGAGGAAGCGAGGTACGCTGTATTCCTCAGGGAGCTTGAATCGGTTTCAAGGGCTTTAAAAGGGGTTGAGCACGCCTTCATAAAGCTGAGGAAGCCCGTAGCCTACGTGCCATCGGACATAGACCTATTGCTGAGCCCATCATCTCTTAGGAGCGCTGTCTCCAGGCTCAGAGATCTGGGCTACAGTATTATTGTCAAAGAACCCTACTGTGTCACGCTCGTGAGGAAAACCTCAATAGTAGACCTCTACGTTCACCCCACGATTGCAGGAGTAATCTACGCAGAGGGATCGAGGCTCCTAAGCTACACTGAGACAGCTGGCTTCAACGGGGTCGAGGTAAAAGTCCTGGAGAGGGATGCAGAAGCCGTACTAGCAGTTGCCCACGCGCTCTACAAGGAGCGAGTGTACACGTTGAACGACTACTTCACAGTAGAGAAATGGCTCTCCAATAGGAGCTTGAAGATTGCGAAGGAGTTGAAGGCCCTTGAAGCAGTCTCACTAGCAGCGACCTTAAACCAGCAGGTGAGAGAAGGCTCCATAGTGCTACCATACAGGCTACCCATGCCTCGGTGGATTACACTGCTCGCCAGGAAAACATGGAGAGACCCACTCTTCACCTCAACAATAACTAAAGCAGCAGGATACATCCCGAGCAAGAGGTTCGGAAGGCAAGTAGTATCAAAGCTCACCAGGCTAGGCTACTAGGCGTCCTGGACAATACTACTGTTTAAAGAGGCATCTGCAAGGATTACCCTTCACAGATGAAGGCAATAAATATCTCACCCTATTAATGAAGGCTTGGTTGATGCCATAATGCTCGGGAAGGCCATGAGAATTTATCGTGAGCGAGGGCTGAAGGCCCTTGTGAAGAGTGCTGCAAGCCTTGCACGTCGAAAGCTGGGAGGTACTGGGCTCGATAGCCTTATTCTAACTCCATATGCCTGCCTAGAATTCAAATCCACATCCTCTTGGCGCGACGCTCTCGATTACGTCCTCTCGGAAAAAACAGTGGCAAAAATGATTAGGCCTATGCAGGTCAGGGAGGAAATCACCGCATTGCTGAGCCTACTTGAATCAGTGAAGCCAAGGACAATATTAGAAATTGGAACGGCTCGGGGAGGCACGCTATTCCTCTTTTCCAGGATTGCCTCTGATGACGCATTAATAATCAGCGTAGATTTGCCCGGCGGCCTCTTCGGCGGCGGATACCCCTACTTAAAGACCTTCCTGTACAGGTGCTTTGCAAGGACAAAACAAAAGATAGTGCTACTTCGCGAAGACTCCCATAGCGAGGAGACTTTAAGCAAAGTGAGAAAACACCTCAATGGTAGAGGCGTGGATTCCCTCTTCATCGATGGAGACCACAGCTATGAAGGAGTCAAGAGGGATTTCGAGATGTACTCGCCTCTCGTTAAGAAAGGAGGTATTATAGCATTTCACGACATAGTTCCGGGGCCTCCAGAGAATGTGGGGGGGTGTTCCTCAATTTTGGCGGGAAGTAAAGCGGAAATACAAGCATGTTGAGATAGTTAAAGACTGGGGTCAAGGAGGCTACGGAATAGGCGTTATCTATGTTTAAGCTGGAGTAAGGGGCTTCATATGGGGATCCTGGTTACTGGTGGCGCCGGGTTTATTGGTAGTCACCTTGTAGCCGAGTTGTTGAGGCTTGGGTACGAGGTTGTTGTCCTCGACGACTTGTCCACGGGGTCCCTTGGCAATTTGAGGGGGTTGCTGGGTAGTGTGGAGTTCGTGAAGGGGGATGTAAGGGATTACGGTGTTGTCGAGGGGGTTGCTGAGAAGGCTGAGGCCGTGGTTCACTTAGCTGCCTTGATTGATGTGGCTGAGTCCGTGGAGAAGCCGGATCTCTACTTCGATGTCAACGTGCTTGGAACATATAATGTCGCTAAGGCTTCGAGGAATACATCCGTCCTCGTCTACGCTTCCAGCTCAGCCGTGTACGGGGAGCCTGTTGAAACACCTATCCGTGAAGACCACCCTCTGACCTCCTCCCCGCCCTAAAAGGGGGTTTCCTTTAGGGCGGTTCACGGGTTCCCCGCATTTGTTCGGGGGTACATCTGTCATCTGCGGGGCAGTCGGGGTGGTCAGAGATCCCCCCATCTGGTTATCTCTGCTCGGGAACAACCCCTCGTTCACGAAGGGTTGCAGCCCCCTCATCGCTAAATACCTTTCCTCATCACCATTACCCATACATAAAAAAAACAAGCCTATAAACCTTCATCCCCGCCTTGAAAGACGAGGCTTCCGGTTGTAAACGCCTTCTCCCACCTCCACGGGTACAGGGGCGTTGTACTCAGGTTCTTCAACGTCTACGGGCCGAAGCAGTCTAAGGCGTATGCTGGAGTAGTAGTGGAGTTCTTGAAGAGGGCTCTCCATGGACTACCCCCGGTGATATATGGGGATGGAGAGCAGACAAGGGACTTCATCCATGTAAGGGATGCTGTCTCAGCAATAGTGAAAGCTGTGGAGAGCGAGGGGGCGAGGGGAGTATACAATATTGGCTCAGGGGAAGCCATCTCAATAAACAGGCTTGCGGAAACCGTTTTAAAAGTCCTCAGCATCAACAGCCTCAAACCCATACACCAGCAGCCGAGGAAAGGAGACATAAAACACTCCCACGCAGACATAGCGAGGGCATCAAGAGACCTAGGCTTCAAGCCAACAGTTAAACTCGAGGAGGGGATAAGGGAACTAGCAGCAGTACTCAGGCAGGAAGCTAGGCGTCAGCCAAATACCTAGATAGGTGGAGGAAGCCCCCGTGAACATCACACCATACATTTTTAACCAATTGCTTGAAGGGGAGAAGCCTCCAATAAGGGTGCTTCAAGCACTCTTCTGGATTGGGGTTGGCATGGTGATCCACGGTGCCATGCATCCACCGCTGCTCGCTGAGCTCTCGGCAGCCATCGTCCTCCTGGCCCTAGCGGTGCTCCTAGCGGCCAGGCTGGAGGCCCTCCTCAACTCCGAGGTTCTCCCAGAGCTCGCATTAGAGCTCACAGGGGAGGGGCGCGGGGAGAGCGCCGGGATCGCATCGGCAGTGGAATTCACGCGCTCAGTCCTATCAGGCAGGAAAAGCCTCTACAGTGATCTAGCGGTAAGCCGGCTAAGGGTTGCCCTGCTCGCACTCCTACCGTTCTCAACATCAATGTTCATCAGCCTCACAACAGCAATGCTAATAGACATGTCCCCGATCCCCCGGCCTAGCCTCACTGACGGTTTAGCCCTGGTTTTCACTTCATGCACGCTCATCTTGCTTTTCGGGGAGGGGCCGGCGGTAAGGGAGCCCGCTCATGGAGAGGCGGGCTATGAAGGATCATTCACCGCTATGGTTGAGAAATACGTCTACGGGGGTTTGCCAACACTTCCCCCGGTTCTCCGGTATGCGATCCCACGCCTAGCAGCACTCTTCCTCTCTCCAAAGTTAAAGGTGAAGCCACCTAGGCTACTCCTAAACATCTACCTATGCAGCCCAGCAATGGTAGAGCTCGTTGAAAAATGGAAGAAAGAATACGGGGCTACTGTTGCTGGAGATATAGATAACCTTTTTAAGTGCAAAAACACGGGAGGCCTCAGCAAGTGGGTCGAGCTCCACAGCGACAATAGCCTTAAGGAAATACTGGACAAGCTCCTTGGGAAGAATGAAGACGCATTGAAGAAGGGCAGAGCACTAGTAGTGAAAATCCCTGTCAGGGAGAAGGGTAGCAACGGAGAGTCGGCAAAAGAGAGGGAGAAAAAGGGTAGTGGAGAGAGGCTGGCGGCGTACATCGCTATGACTGCTTGGGAAGGATGCATCGTGTATAAGAGGATCAGACAGGGCAAGCGAGGTCGGAACAGATCCCTGCAATGGAGCAATCTCGAAGAAATGGCCGAGCCTTGGAGAATGATCTCGGTGTTCATGGTAGGCCTCCAAGAGTATGTTGACGCATTGAGCCTAGAGATCGAGCTCGCTTCACGCAGGGCGGGACTAGAGAATATCATCTGCTACTCCGAGGACAACAAAGGCTCAGATGGTTGAAGGAAGAGCCCCTAGACCCCGATGGTCACCGCCAGAAGG
Coding sequences within it:
- a CDS encoding glycosyltransferase, producing MGNLKMRQKVGIVVLTYNSLSKIGEDTFRKILSRILGIDYENCKIIFVDNNSKDSTPEFISRFISSMRSQEHLKCDAEVLKLDRNYGWSGGNNRAAVLLKDTKYLLFLNDDVIVEPDIVSKLVDIMEKNPILVLLSQSL
- a CDS encoding glycosyltransferase family 2 protein, translating into MGFTLSLGLLPSPITVETMPAHRIQDNLLEVSYAMGAALLTRTNLFFRLGMFDEEYFFWFDDVDYGLRVWSAGYRNVCVLECSVYHIGSATFGRANPKLRYYFSRNLLLLLVKLPLLSILAILPVTILEVIFTQILHSLKSSDTLGLLFTLIGLKHFTKRLIGRKLYTRKIMLSINMLHHTITHPYVTARNLRFL
- a CDS encoding glycosyltransferase, with the protein product MRFIKVAFVNWRPSDEYFSELSKELSEKGIKTDAIPLISEFHLSNLDPRALIEYDVVYFVNLFYPNDELYYLLRLSRTLETKPIVYGVHAPVVMPRFRGYRPRNYLYSMLSLLRLIVERTFINNQICSIHVLNSFDLQVFRALRFRRVAYIPWGIPNTILENCQPSPDEKQSDRFTIVFVGARYGKGADIAYSVISSLLPRFPDIHAKIFLGHGTLPALVQHLQNLADKFPNRVDIFHLLSRRDFLKELLQAHLLLFPSKYETFGLVVLEALACGTPVVAFDIPGAPRDLLKPAVSRGELCGHIAKNFDLKSLTRGVLKYYLLWKKDSSYVVPSISSRRLAERYPLTNMAMDLAKLFNEAALSCRSGCSC
- a CDS encoding class I SAM-dependent methyltransferase translates to MVDAIMLGKAMRIYRERGLKALVKSAASLARRKLGGTGLDSLILTPYACLEFKSTSSWRDALDYVLSEKTVAKMIRPMQVREEITALLSLLESVKPRTILEIGTARGGTLFLFSRIASDDALIISVDLPGGLFGGGYPYLKTFLYRCFARTKQKIVLLREDSHSEETLSKVRKHLNGRGVDSLFIDGDHSYEGVKRDFEMYSPLVKKGGIIAFHDIVPGPPENVGGCSSILAGSKAEIQAC
- a CDS encoding NAD-dependent epimerase/dehydratase family protein codes for the protein MGILVTGGAGFIGSHLVAELLRLGYEVVVLDDLSTGSLGNLRGLLGSVEFVKGDVRDYGVVEGVAEKAEAVVHLAALIDVAESVEKPDLYFDVNVLGTYNVAKASRNTSVLVYASSSAVYGEPVETPIREDHPLTSSPP